A part of Saccopteryx bilineata isolate mSacBil1 chromosome 10, mSacBil1_pri_phased_curated, whole genome shotgun sequence genomic DNA contains:
- the RPSA gene encoding small ribosomal subunit protein uS2 isoform X1 gives MSGALDVLQMKEEDVLKFLAAGTHLGGTNLDFQMEQYIYKRKSDGIYIINLKRTWEKLLLAARAIVAIENPADVSVISSRNTGQRAVLKFAAATGATPIAGRFTPGTFTNQIQAAFREPRLLVVTDPRADHQPLTEASYVNLPTIALCNTDSPLRYVDIAIPCNNKGAHSVGLMWWMLAREVLRMRGTISREHPWEVMPDLYFYRDPEEIEKEEQAAAEKAVTKEEFQGEWTAPAPEFTAAQPEVADWSEGVQVPSVPIQQFPTAEDWSAQPATEDWSAAPTAQATEWVGTTTEWS, from the exons ATGTCCGGAGCCCTTGATGTCCTGCAAATGAAGGAGGAGGATGTCCTCAAATTCCTTGCAGCAGGAACCCACTTAGGTGGCACCAACCTTGACTTCCAGATGGAACAGTACATCTACAAAAGGAAAAGTGATG GCATCTACATCATTAACCTGAAGAGAACCtgggagaagcttctgctggcgGCTCGTGCCATTGTTGCCATTGAAAACCCCGCTGATGTCAGTGTCATATCGTCCAGGAACACTGGCCAG CGAGCTGTGCTGAAGTTTGCTGCTGCCACTGGTGCCACCCCCATTGCCGGCCGCTTCACTCCTGGAACCTTCACTAACCAGATCCAGGCGGCCTTCCGGGAGCCGCGGCTTCTGGTGGTGACCGACCCCCGGGCTGACCACCAGCCTCTCACAGAGGCGTCCTACGTTAACCTGCCTACCATTGCTCTGTGTAACACAGACTCTCCGCTGCGCTATGTGGACATTGCCATCCCTTGCAACAACAAG GGGGCTCACTCGGTGGGTCTGATGTGGTGGATGCTGGCCCGGGAAGTACTGCGCATGCGTGGCACCATCTCTCGTGAGCACCCGTGGGAGGTCATGCCTGATCTCTACTTCTACAGAGATCCTGAAGAG attgaaaaggaagaacaggCTGCTGCTGAAAAGGCCGTGACCAAGGAGGAATTTCAGGGTGAATGGACTGCGCCAGCCCCCGAGTTCACAGCTGCTCAGCCTGAGGTCGCAGACTGGTCCGAGGGCGTGCAGGTGCCCTCCGTGCCCATTCAGCAGTTTCCTACTG cagAAGACTGGAGTGCTCAGCCCGCCACTGAAGACTGGTCTGCGGCCCCCACTGCTCAGGCCACGGAGTGGGTGGGAACCACCACCGAGTGGTCTTAA
- the RPSA gene encoding small ribosomal subunit protein uS2 isoform X2 has protein sequence MSGALDVLQMKEEDVLKFLAAGTHLGGTNLDFQMEQYIYKRKSDGIYIINLKRTWEKLLLAARAIVAIENPADVSVISSRNTGQRAVLKFAAATGATPIAGRFTPGTFTNQIQAAFREPRLLVVTDPRADHQPLTEASYVNLPTIALCNTDSPLRYVDIAIPCNNKGAHSVGLMWWMLAREVLRMRGTISREHPWEVMPDLYFYRDPEEIEKEEQAAAEKAVTKEEFQGEWTAPAPEFTAAQPEVADWSEGVQVPSVPIQQFPTEDWSAQPATEDWSAAPTAQATEWVGTTTEWS, from the exons ATGTCCGGAGCCCTTGATGTCCTGCAAATGAAGGAGGAGGATGTCCTCAAATTCCTTGCAGCAGGAACCCACTTAGGTGGCACCAACCTTGACTTCCAGATGGAACAGTACATCTACAAAAGGAAAAGTGATG GCATCTACATCATTAACCTGAAGAGAACCtgggagaagcttctgctggcgGCTCGTGCCATTGTTGCCATTGAAAACCCCGCTGATGTCAGTGTCATATCGTCCAGGAACACTGGCCAG CGAGCTGTGCTGAAGTTTGCTGCTGCCACTGGTGCCACCCCCATTGCCGGCCGCTTCACTCCTGGAACCTTCACTAACCAGATCCAGGCGGCCTTCCGGGAGCCGCGGCTTCTGGTGGTGACCGACCCCCGGGCTGACCACCAGCCTCTCACAGAGGCGTCCTACGTTAACCTGCCTACCATTGCTCTGTGTAACACAGACTCTCCGCTGCGCTATGTGGACATTGCCATCCCTTGCAACAACAAG GGGGCTCACTCGGTGGGTCTGATGTGGTGGATGCTGGCCCGGGAAGTACTGCGCATGCGTGGCACCATCTCTCGTGAGCACCCGTGGGAGGTCATGCCTGATCTCTACTTCTACAGAGATCCTGAAGAG attgaaaaggaagaacaggCTGCTGCTGAAAAGGCCGTGACCAAGGAGGAATTTCAGGGTGAATGGACTGCGCCAGCCCCCGAGTTCACAGCTGCTCAGCCTGAGGTCGCAGACTGGTCCGAGGGCGTGCAGGTGCCCTCCGTGCCCATTCAGCAGTTTCCTACTG AAGACTGGAGTGCTCAGCCCGCCACTGAAGACTGGTCTGCGGCCCCCACTGCTCAGGCCACGGAGTGGGTGGGAACCACCACCGAGTGGTCTTAA